The genomic DNA TCTTACTGCTCTTTGTAAAATTCTTTTTACATGCTTCTACATTTCTTAGGTGTGATAATAGCTCCTCCTAAACGAAAACATCTGGGATTTGATGGGTCAGTTTAGGTTAGTAAAATGAATGTTACTTCACTTGTTTGTAATAGCTATTGTTCTTTCACCAGGCCTGCCCtctccttttgttttcttctcctaATATTTTCATAGATTACACATATCTACTGCGTCAGTCACAGATGCTGGAATTTGTCGAGCTAATTACAGGATTATTGATGGtcctgatgattatgatgtttgTTTTATTTGCTTAGGATTatgatttcctttttctatGGTGTTTTTTAGCCTATAAACACTATTTATTTGACCCCTATGGTGTTTGTCGTGTCGCTATCATTAGGAAGCAAAGCACTTGTGATCTGCACATTTGCTCGCTTGTACTTTATTTTTCAAGGCTAAGGTGCTTTGTGGTCTTTTCAGTGTGCGATACAATCTTGAATTTTCTCGGGAAGTTCTCTGAAGTATACGGCAGGCTGGGAAACTCGTTTAGCTCCAGAATTGTGATTGGACTGACTATAAACTGCACAggccttgaaaaaaaaattaacagttGGAATTGTATACTGCGATACAAATTGTTTAACGAACTTATGGGCAAATTTGACaatctttatgaaaaatgttacaaGTTCCCATCATCCTTCTTCGGAAATAATGATTGTCGTCTTGGCCGTGGCCGTCTGTCCTACAGATTTATGCTTTCGCCAGTGAATGTGTAGTTTTGTGCATGATGGAATCATGTCATCTTAGTCTGAGGGGGCAGTAAAACAATGGGCAGGAACGTCGtgatgacttgaaaacagtgcTGTCTGAAATGAGGTAGATGTGTTGTGTGAAGGGAGTGAAGCAAATGCTGGGGGCTTTTAGGGTATTCAAGGGTGGCACGGTACAATGCGGAAGTGAGAGAGGGGGTTAAACAAAAGGTGTCAGGCAAATCTTAATCTCGAGTAATTTATATGGGCAAAGTTAATAAGGAAGAATTAATATGACATATGCATCATAATTATCTTGGAATTGACGGCTGGCCCAATTTGgagaattaactaatttgcaATTCAACCATTGTAGTGTTATTTATTTGCTGGGATAAGCCCTtcagaagaaaatgaataaaaattgtaaattataaGCAAAATACCTAAGTTGAGCCGTATGAGACACCACAGCTTATCTATATTGGTTTTCGACTGTTTTGATGTAAactatttttggataaaaatacTTTTGACTTCTGGCCTTTAAATATAAGTGAGATATTTTTCTGACAAATgttttacattaaaatttaaaaaataacttgcctttaacttttcttttttcttctctcgcAAGGGTGATTTTTGAGGAAGTGAGATTCTTGTTAGAGCAAAaggtcagagagagagagagagagagagagagagagagagagtaatgtAAACTGTAAGCCTTATGGTTCACTGTTCGTGTGCTAAGTGACATAAATGTAAAAACATTTGACATTTAACAGaaacctaaataaaaaatttcatgcttccttttctttttcatgtaaaattgaCCAAATCCACCATAACAAAGCTCCATCGgctaaattttaaatctcaACCGGAAAGCTAATTGCATAACCataccaaaaccaaaaccaaaaccaagagCATCATCATCCACAGCATACTACTGATTGCAATAACCAAAGGTTTAAAAACCCAAAATTTCTCATGCCTTTTTCGCGGAAGGCAGGATGAGGACTGGTTTTACTATCCACTGCTTTTCATGCTGCTGTACTCATCAAACTTCTTCCAGAACAGAGATGAAACAACAAGGAACAAAACATCTaccaacaaaaattaaaaactttccAGACCCTCTTCTTACATGAGAAAATCACCAAGCTTCAGTTTCATGTTCAACAAGCTCAGTTGGAAGATGCTTTGCTTAAACCAGCCATGCGTGATTCAGAGAGCATTGAAAGTTTGGGCTCCACTCCTCTACAAATTTTCAAGGTTGGCCTCAGTTTCTTGTACTGCACAAggagaataacaaaaaagaaaaggggctTAAGAACACCAGCTTAGCACATAAATAACCTCTAGCTTTTCCTAGAATGAACTTGAAAGTTTCTCAAAATACAGATTTGCAATGGGGAAAACACGCTCCCCTTCACGGTTGACCTTCCCTTCTGACATACACAACTTCAAACTCTTCCTGATTTTGCAACAACAAAATGTGGAACTACAGTGCTATTATCTTTTGTTCTCCttttcttacactattttctttcattttcttttttctttctctattcattttccttttatttatttattttcatttcttttttgtaaCATGGGAGAGCCACTCAGAACTTCAAACTACACAAAAAAATAGCAAGTTTGTTACCTCTTCAAAGAATGCATTTATCTCCTCCTCTGTGAGgccatcatcttctccagcaTTTTCCTCCCAACCCAAAGAACGAAGAAATGCAACCTCTTCCTCGTCAGCATAAACTGCTTCATTTAGGCACAAATTGTTCTCCCTTTCATGTGTATGCCCATGGCTAGCCACCTCATTACCATTCCCAACAATACAAGGGCAAACAGTAGGACAGGCTTCCTGGACTACTTCACCAGATTTATCCATAGGGGAAGACGAAACAGCAACCCCTGAATCTGATAGGATGCCAGAAGTGTTCATTGAGGTCTTCTTCCTCATGAGATTGAAAAAATCACTGCGGCTTTGAGCATGAGAAGAGGGAGATTTCTTTTCCATAGCGGATCCAGTACCTACAGCCAAAGCAGCTACCTTGTGTTCAACTGTGGAAAGCTTGGAGCTACTCTTGGTCTTCAAAGAAGCAGAAATGGACACATGAGCAGCAGCAAGCTCACCACTTGCTAATCTGTTGTCGTTATTTGTTGGGCTAGGTATATCCATTGCCATAGAGGAGACACCATTCTCCCTAGCTTGCTTGAGAACAAGAAACTTCCCAGCTTGAGATGATCTTGGAGCAACCAACCTCAGTTGTTCCCCACGAATAGACTGATTAGAGAGTTGATTTGAGTGGGATTGCCTCTGTGCGCTCTTCATTGCCCCAGTCATCTCACTGGCTCTCACAGCTGTCTTGAGCTTCAATTTATCAGAGCTAAGAACCTGAAAAAAGGAACAGTAGGCAATTGATCACCAACGGTCATAGAATCCATTTGTTTCTCAAGTAGAAACTAAATCCATTTGGAGCACATACTAAATTCATTTAACTGGGGAAAAAAATACTAAGTACACCAGCAATTACTGCCATTTGCAACCTTCCTAGAAAGTTCAGAAGCTCAAAAAGTTTATCCAAGAATTGAAGGGGGTTAaggttttaaatttcatttggtTTGTGCGGATAAATTGTGTCTCCTTAGGGAGAGAGGTTGTTTGGATATTAGAAACCTAAAGATTTTTAATAAAGCCCTCTTAGGTAAGTGGTTATGCAGATTTacagatgaaaataattttctttgggACAGGATATAGAATCAAATTAAGGCTTTCTATGGGAGGTGCATCTATGGATTCAATTAATTCATACTATACTGTTGGCTTTTGGTCTACAGGGTGGACCATTGTTGTATTTCTAGTCATTTAGTTGAGTTATTCCTAGATTTGTATCAGTAGTTGGTTTTAAATTGGCATATGTCTGATTACTTTTCTCTTATATCTGTTAGTGTTGATTGGTCCCTATTGTCAAGCACAATCTTTATGACTGATTGTTCCACTTTTTCCTTCAAACTCATTCTATTGGGCGAGGAGGTGAATAAGGAAAACCCTCGGTTTGTTCTTTTTATGGAGCACTTTGGGATAACAATAAATCATATATCTCTGGGAAAAATTTATAGAAGTGCATGGACTCCAGCTTAAGCTCGAGGTAGGGAGGGACACCTTAGAATCTAAGCATTGCAAATTGAgtaaatcaaaaacaaaatatgaggAATGTAAGTTAAGTAAAAACAAGTGTGGAGGCGTGAAGGTCAACTAATTCTAAGAAAAGATCAATTCAAATATCACAAGATCAATTATTCAAAGTGAGAGATTATTGAGGATGTCAAGTCAAGAtgattaaaatggaaaagtgctTCCAACATTTTATAcattgtaaaattatttaaaacaaaaaaataaatttcaatagaATGAAATTTTTATCAGACAACTATCAGGTTAAAAGTGGCACTTATTGAAAATAAAGTGCATGAGACAAAATCAAGATGATTTGAACTTACAAGAAGAAGATGCTCATATGAGTCATGTGAGAAGACTGAAAGAaaaaggttgtaagaaaaaagCTAGAGAAAgcccaagaaaaacttggtaggAAACTTAATGAAAAACTCTAGGCATGACATACAACATAGTTGAAAATTAAGATTAATGACAATATTGTAGAAAGGTTGTAGAGAAAAACATTATGAAGAAGGggtttcttctaatttttctccAACTCTACACCTCATATTCATACCATTATTTCAAATAGGAAAGATTACTTAGCTATCAATTGCATAACACAATTACAGCTACCAATTAGTTTAAGCTTGTACctagcaatcaaataaaaatttatagctatcaacactccccctcaagagaGTGCATAGATACTCCTCATTCCATCCTGTCTAcacaagaataaaaaaatttaccacTAAGACCCTTAGTAATATGTCAACCAACTGATGTTCGGACTTCACAAAAGGCATGCACAGCTGGGCCTCATCTAACTTGTCCTCTATGATGAAGTGTCTGTCAATCTCAAAGTGCTATGTCCTCTATGTCAGTAACAACCTTGTTTTCAGAAAATAGGATGAGAGGTTTGCCATTAATTATCTTTATGTCTGTTAATGATTTTCTTAAGCCACGAGAATTCATAAACACCATGAACCGTGGCTCTATATTCTACCTCTTAACACTTGATTGAGCTACTACATTtagcttcttgcttctccaacTGGCCAAATTGCCATCAATAAACGTGCTATAGCCTATTGTAGATCTCTATCATCCGGGGAACCTGCCCAGTCAGCATCAATATAGGAGACAGCATCTCTATCCTCGAGTAGGAGACAGTATTCTATAGCTTAGCGGCGATTCCCTTTTTTCTCCTAgagtttttttatgttttgtcgAAGATATTTTGAAGTATTTAGATTGGTTTGAGTTCTTTATTTTAGGGTTCATCCCCTTGGAAAGTCCTTAATGCAGTTTTATTTATCGCAAGAAAAGCCCTACAACCCCCTTTGGCTCTTGGTGATACTTATGATGGTTCATCATGTTTTTCCCTGTTGCCACTCCTTAATTTGAAGCTCTTCATCACATTTCTATCCAAAACACTAAAGTGAATTATGGTATCATACCGCATATTCCCAATTCTTGCGGGGtaaaattgatatttataatttcCTTAAAGACAATTCACTTATAAAACTCTGCTTTTTGTGGGGTGGGTTCTCAGAGAGTGAGTTATGGAAAGATGCATAACGGTTTGGAGGGAAATAAAAGCACATGACACCGTTATTAACATAATGGAAGAGAAATGGACTTTCTCAAAGAATCATacacaacaagaaaaataaatcataggGTGAGGTAATCACATGCATAAAGCAAAACAACCTTCAGACAGATTAACTGAAAAAGATAAGCTTTTGATGATTCatgtttaattagaaaaaaatatatgaaatagtGATGTTACCAAGCCTTTAGGCATCAAAGGTGTCATCGGTATTAATTGCCTAGATTGCTTAATAGCCAATTCCTCGAGCCTTTGTGTCTTATCAGGTTGCTGCAAACCAAAGAAAAACACTTCCCTTTAGACCAGACTTAGTATTCATTACGAAGGATGaaaaagtataataaattaCCTGGAGCATAGTACGAGGCTGTGACGGAGCCTGTGTCAGTGTCTCAGCCATATTAAGACCTGCCACGGAACTTGAAGCCCCATATGATGAGGTAACACCAGTACCTTGTTGAACAGGCATGGAACTGGTTCTATTGCTGCCAATTATTGTGGGAACCTCGACCAGGACAGAGTTCCACCTTTCACCACCAGCAAATCCTGGACTGCTAAGAGGCAAGCTCTGTACAGCAGAGCTCAGACCAGAAGATGAAACTCTTCCTGCATCAGGCACTCCTTGCTTCTCTTCAGTTCGAAGAGAAGGAAAATCATTTTCAAATCCAGTTTTATGGATGCTGTTAGCAAAATTACCTCCAGAAAATGTGCTGCAAGTGGGTTTGTTGCTGCAACCATTTTTTGTGTCCCCTGCTCTTTGGCGAAACACCTCGCCGGGCTTCCTATACAATACCGAGAGAGAGGGGCTCAAGGTATCTTTCTCACGCCTACTAATTAAAATATCACCTAGTGGATCCAAACCATCATGGTCCCATAGATCTCCACTATCAGACCTCTCTCTAACTTTGTCACGGTTTTTATCACGGTGACTCCTACCAAAACTACTATAAGGATGCTTTGAGGAACTGTTGCTGCTTGAACTACGCTGACGATTGGACAAAGAAGTTCGGTCCAAAAACTCAGAATGAGAACTATCTTTATCACCCACGTTCCTTGGATATCTTCTCTTATAGTTTGCTGGCAAAATAACATCAAAgcaatacaaacaaaaataattgataaatgtttaaaaaacaaaaaaaggaacaaaaataaatgtaaagaaAAACATTGGCAAAGTCAAGTCTACCTGAAGTTGAAGAAGTTGAGACAAAATGGTGGGCCAAATTGCCACCCCCACTGACACTTCCAGGGCTTCTCAACCATTCTGGAACTAATGTAGGTTCACCTTTTTCCATGAGAAGCAAACATGATCGCAAAAAACAATAAACCACACCTTCCTTTTATTTCAAACCCCTCCAGCAAAAATATTTGCCTtcgatgaaaaaaaaaaaaaaaactaaatatcaaACTCACATCTCATTTCCCTAGAAAACCAACCAGTCACCGCAATTGCTTCCAATTCCGAAGTAGAAAACTTTAGATCCTTCCAAACAATATTAAAATCAGATCACGGTTCTTGTCCTCTTAGAACAATCGAAGGAAGCAAACCCGCATACAAACGCGCAACCAGACCATGAACGCGGCAGAAACGGCAAGAACAAATGCCGTGACGCCTTCGTCTTCCAGGAAATAAACGAAGGTAAAACAGTCACATGGACCTCATTCCGTCCAAAACCCAACTTCGATCGAGATAACCACGGTAACAAGAAGAAAAAACGAATCCAATCCCGCGATTTTAAGCAATGGTCCGTAATGTTTACCTCGATAATAAAATCAAACCCCAGGAACCAATACAATCACCAAGGCGAATAATAAAATGTCGAACGAGATCTAAACCCTAGAGCTTCAACGGAACAAATTGGGAACAGACCACAGTGAAAATCCACGCGATACAAAGCGAATTcagagattaaaaaaataaagcctACCTCGTCGTCCTTATGGCGAAAACGATCCAAGAAAACCCTAACCGCCTGAACAACCGCTAATATGTATGCATACTGCAAGGCGTCATGCGAAGGGAGAGACAGTTACCGAGtgtacacagagagagagagggagagagagtagaTGCGGAATGAAGTGAGATTATTTGGAggttttgtaaataaataaataaatatatatagctatttataaacattaattattaaagaatcATTCCAACCAAACCACACATTTATagaacattattattattattattattattattactatgcTTTTTCTTTACAATattgaaatttcaaaacttaattCTCATTCA from Diospyros lotus cultivar Yz01 chromosome 4, ASM1463336v1, whole genome shotgun sequence includes the following:
- the LOC127800379 gene encoding uncharacterized protein LOC127800379 isoform X2 — translated: MRCEPTLVPEWLRSPGSVSGGGNLAHHFVSTSSTSANYKRRYPRNVGDKDSSHSEFLDRTSLSNRQRSSSSNSSSKHPYSSFGRSHRDKNRDKVRERSDSGDLWDHDGLDPLGDILISRREKDTLSPSLSVLYRKPGEVFRQRAGDTKNGCSNKPTCSTFSGGNFANSIHKTGFENDFPSLRTEEKQGVPDAGRVSSSGLSSAVQSLPLSSPGFAGGERWNSVLVEVPTIIGSNRTSSMPVQQGTGVTSSYGASSSVAGLNMAETLTQAPSQPRTMLQQPDKTQRLEELAIKQSRQLIPMTPLMPKGLVLSSDKLKLKTAVRASEMTGAMKSAQRQSHSNQLSNQSIRGEQLRLVAPRSSQAGKFLVLKQARENGVSSMAMDIPSPTNNDNRLASGELAAAHVSISASLKTKSSSKLSTVEHKVAALAVGTGSAMEKKSPSSHAQSRSDFFNLMRKKTSMNTSGILSDSGVAVSSSPMDKSGEVVQEACPTVCPCIVGNGNEVASHGHTHERENNLCLNEAVYADEEEVAFLRSLGWEENAGEDDGLTEEEINAFFEEYKKLRPTLKICRGVEPKLSMLSESRMAGLSKASSN
- the LOC127800379 gene encoding uncharacterized protein LOC127800379 isoform X1; amino-acid sequence: MEKGEPTLVPEWLRSPGSVSGGGNLAHHFVSTSSTSANYKRRYPRNVGDKDSSHSEFLDRTSLSNRQRSSSSNSSSKHPYSSFGRSHRDKNRDKVRERSDSGDLWDHDGLDPLGDILISRREKDTLSPSLSVLYRKPGEVFRQRAGDTKNGCSNKPTCSTFSGGNFANSIHKTGFENDFPSLRTEEKQGVPDAGRVSSSGLSSAVQSLPLSSPGFAGGERWNSVLVEVPTIIGSNRTSSMPVQQGTGVTSSYGASSSVAGLNMAETLTQAPSQPRTMLQQPDKTQRLEELAIKQSRQLIPMTPLMPKGLVLSSDKLKLKTAVRASEMTGAMKSAQRQSHSNQLSNQSIRGEQLRLVAPRSSQAGKFLVLKQARENGVSSMAMDIPSPTNNDNRLASGELAAAHVSISASLKTKSSSKLSTVEHKVAALAVGTGSAMEKKSPSSHAQSRSDFFNLMRKKTSMNTSGILSDSGVAVSSSPMDKSGEVVQEACPTVCPCIVGNGNEVASHGHTHERENNLCLNEAVYADEEEVAFLRSLGWEENAGEDDGLTEEEINAFFEEYKKLRPTLKICRGVEPKLSMLSESRMAGLSKASSN
- the LOC127800379 gene encoding uncharacterized protein LOC127800379 isoform X3; protein product: MEKGEPTLVPEWLRSPGSVSGGGNLAHHFVSTSSTSANYKRRYPRNVGDKDSSHSEFLDRTSLSNRQRSSSSNSSSKHPYSSFGRSHRDKNRDKVRERSDSGDLWDHDGLDPLGDILISRREKDTLSPSLSVLYRKPGEVFRQRAGDTKNGCSNKPTCSTFSGGRVSSSGLSSAVQSLPLSSPGFAGGERWNSVLVEVPTIIGSNRTSSMPVQQGTGVTSSYGASSSVAGLNMAETLTQAPSQPRTMLQQPDKTQRLEELAIKQSRQLIPMTPLMPKGLVLSSDKLKLKTAVRASEMTGAMKSAQRQSHSNQLSNQSIRGEQLRLVAPRSSQAGKFLVLKQARENGVSSMAMDIPSPTNNDNRLASGELAAAHVSISASLKTKSSSKLSTVEHKVAALAVGTGSAMEKKSPSSHAQSRSDFFNLMRKKTSMNTSGILSDSGVAVSSSPMDKSGEVVQEACPTVCPCIVGNGNEVASHGHTHERENNLCLNEAVYADEEEVAFLRSLGWEENAGEDDGLTEEEINAFFEEYKKLRPTLKICRGVEPKLSMLSESRMAGLSKASSN
- the LOC127800379 gene encoding uncharacterized protein LOC127800379 isoform X4 is translated as MEKGEPTLVPEWLRSPGSVSGGGNLAHHFVSTSSTSANYKRRYPRNVGDKDSSHSEFLDRTSLSNRQRSSSSNSSSKHPYSSFGRSHRDKNRDKVRERSDSGDLWDHDGLDPLGDILISRREKDTLSPSLSVLYRKPGEVFRQRAGDTKNGCSNKPTCSTFSGGNFANSIHKTGFENDFPSLRTEEKQGVPDAGRVSSSGLSSAVQSLPLSSPGFAGGERWNSVLVEVPTIIGSNRTSSMPVQQGTGVTSSYGASSSVAGLNMAETLTQAPSQPRTMLQQPDKTQRLEELAIKQSRQLIPMTPLMPKGLVLSSDKLKLKTAVRASEMTGAMKSAQRQSHSNQLSNQSIRGEQLRLVAPRSSQAGKFLVLKQARENGVSSMAMDIPSPTNNDNRLASGTGSAMEKKSPSSHAQSRSDFFNLMRKKTSMNTSGILSDSGVAVSSSPMDKSGEVVQEACPTVCPCIVGNGNEVASHGHTHERENNLCLNEAVYADEEEVAFLRSLGWEENAGEDDGLTEEEINAFFEEYKKLRPTLKICRGVEPKLSMLSESRMAGLSKASSN